From the genome of Syngnathoides biaculeatus isolate LvHL_M chromosome 15, ASM1980259v1, whole genome shotgun sequence:
ATTGCCATTCGATCCGGacgattaaaacaaacaaaaattgctcGCCGCTGATGTCATCGCCCATCACTTTAATAATTTAGCAAACTGTTCGTATGCCATTGGGGTTTGGTTTAAttttcttgtgaggataagcggcaaagaaaatgcatggatggaacgatatatatatatatatagagagagatttttttttaatataaattccAAATTAGTTTTATGTCCTTtgactaaaatatatatttttaataactaaAACGATGtcagtaaaaatgttttccccatttttgaccattttttaaaattttgtaaacacttcaaaaaaagagataaaattTGGATTTCGTCTCGTTTGAATCAAATGTTCCGCCGGCCGATGATTTCTGCATATTTCATAATTGCCATTCGATCCGGacgattaaaacaaacaaaaattgctcGCCGGTGATGTCATCGCTCATCACTTTAATAATTTAGCAAACTATTCGTATGCCATTGGGGTTTGGTTTAAttttcttgtgaggataagcggcaaagaaaatgcatggatggaacgatatatatatatatatagagagagatttttttttaatataaattccAAATTAGTTTTATGTCCTTtgactaaaatatatatttttaataactaaAACGATGtcagtaaaaatgttttccccatttttgaccattttttaaaattttgtaaacacttcaaaaaaagagataaaattTGGATTTCGTCTCGTTTGAATCAAATGTTCCGACGGCCGATGATTTCTGCATATTTCATAATTGCCATTCGATCCGGacgattaaaacaaacaaaaattgctcGCCGGTGACGTCATCGCCCATCATAGGTAAAGCTTCGGCTGTTATATTACTTGTGTTTATTAGTAATATTAAATTcagaatgacccccccccccaccccccccaaacacgCATGAATGCACCTTACTTCAGTGGCGAGGGGCTCCATACAGAGCGGTCGGTGCGAGTGCTGGTGGCCGCCTCATGGGGAATCGCGGCCGGACTCTCTCGTCCGAAGGGGTCGGCGGCTGGGGGGGGACGGGGCGCGGGGGGGCTCCTGGCCGAGGAGGATGCGACGGCTGCGGGGGGACGGCGACCGCCGCCGGAGCATGGCTGCTGCGGAGGGTCGGGAAATATTACATAGTTCAGCGTACACCCcacctctgcccccccccccccattttaaaaaaatggggagggggggcttgTTTACCCCGCCGACACCCGCATTATCACCACAACCGCGTGGAACCGTAACGACGAGGACGTTTACATCTGAAACGTTATccgatgacgttttttttttttttttttttttggaaatgggGGGTAATGTTGTGATGTTGGGgtaggacgggggggggggggagatgctgACAAAAGGTGCGAGGCACGGAAGCGTCACGGCCCCCGCCGAGCGGCGAGACACCGGCGCGCTCGCTCGCTCCTCGTCTCGCGACGGAGAAAAGCGAGTGAAGATGGGGAGGGaaagaaaaggggggaaaaaaggagaagACTCACCCCTTCTTTGTGCTTTATTGTCCTGTCAAGCGGGCCTCTGCGCCATCGATTCTCACTCAGAGCTCCTTTCAGATGCTAAacgcaggaggggggggggtgcggggggggggtcgtggaaGTGGagggtgtgcgcgtgtgtgtgtgtgtgtgtgtgaggggtggGTGTGAGAAACAGACTGCAAGAGTCGAGCGCACAACACAAAGGtgcagggagagagagagagagagagagagaagggggggggacggggaggggggggggggagacgagaTCCACCGCAGGGGCGCCGAGCCGGAGGGTCGCCGGTGAGCCCCGCTTTCGCCGCCGAATAATAATCTCAATGAATAATAACGGCAACGGTGTTGAAATTCTGCTTTTGGACAACTTTTACAACTcataaacaataataacaaaggAGCactataaaaatattaaaacttgAGTTACATTGTATATTCTGATGTCAGTAATAATTATGGCATAATTGAAGTTCTGATTTTTCGCACCTAATTGTCCTGTAATTCCCACTTGGCTGACTTTGTTGGGTCTGAACGTCGCCATAGGAACCTTGCAACCCATCGACGGAGCGTCTCCGTCCTTTGTGGTCTTTGCGCAAAATTTTCTTAGCcccgtatcctcacaagggtcacaggtggtgctggaggcggggtacaccctgaactggtcgccagccaatcgcagggcacgtggagacaaaacagccgcgctcacaatcacaccttggggcaatttagagtgtccaatttgtgttgcatgtttttgggatgtgggaggaaaccggggcagcacggtggatctgccggtaaagcgttggcctcacagttgggaggacccgggttcgatcccggccccgcctgagtggagtttgcatgttccccacgagcctgtgtggcttttctccgggcactccggtttcctcccacattcccaaaagcatgcaacaatgATTGGActctgtaaattgcccctaggtgtgattgtgggtgtggctgtttgtctctatgtggcctgcaatagGCTGGGgacaggttcagggtgtaccccggctcctgcccgttgacgactgggataggctcctgcactccttgcgaccctattgaggataagcggcaaagaaaatggatggatgggaggacactggagtgcccggagaaaaactgACTCGGGTACAGAGAGAacacgggtccgggattgaacccgggacctcagaaatgcgaggccaacgctttaccagctgacccaccgtgccgcctgagtCAAACTTAATTTTTGCAAATGATAATTTCATGAGTATTTTTCCCTTTATTCCCAAATTATTCCTGTAAAATTACAAGAAATCTTGTTGCCATAAAACGACTACTTGACTCATAAATTTTGGAtgaaaaattcattttcttttcctccagacgaatacttttttttttttttcttgcaacatTGCAGATTCCCCCCCCCGGAAATCGCTCTTTTCGCGTAGTTCCAAGGCGAAAGTGAGAAATGGACACACTCCGACGGTCGTGTAAATGAAAGCTTTATTCGTAACACAAAccgtaaaatacaaaaatcttcCTTCCTTCGAGGGGGCGACACACAACAGAGGGGGAACGGATGCACGGGACCGGGTCGGAAGAGGACCGGAACGCGGCTCAGTTGGCGGCCTGCTGGGCCTGACGGCGCAGCAGCACGTAGATCTTCTCCTTGATCCAGTCCTTGTTGTTGGGCTGGTACGTCTGCGTGTCGGCGCGGTACCtgaacggggaaaaaaaaaaaaaaaaagttcagtgcGGTCTAAGTCCGGGGTTTCAAACCCGTTTTCGTCGCGGGCCGCATCGTGGTTCCgattcccctcagagggccgtcatgcctgtgaatccatgaaaatctttcgcctcatcatatttacatataaaatttatgaactagttttgaatcaCAAATCAACCGTAacaggtttttcaactattggtcatgtttgctaacacaaaaaatgcttccaatatctcacttttatcatttatgatgtgacaatttgaaattttgttacagattatcacaaaaatcacagaagttgatgtgcatgatttgccttcgcgggccacataaaatcacgcggcggggccggatctggccctcgggccttgagtttgacacctgtggtctaagtGTTTCTGATAACGCAAAAGTTCGGATGTTcttgtaggcttttcctgatcttttttttttttttttttttaaataataataataataatagcttgGTTTTGTGCTAACAACGACTGTTATTTCAAAGAGTGATAAAAATGACCTCCATGTTGGCTCGGTCCCACCGCCACGCTTGTTTCCTGAGGGTTCTGGTGGGGGAAGCCCGTCTCACGTACCCCAATCATACCTTTCGGAATTGCGGCCATAAAGTTCCGCCTCGGTTGTTACGGGCCATTAcgcatttttcccctcacatgGATTCggtcatttttttatgatttaccGGTAGTGTTTTCTTGCCACCCACAGCCCAGACACATAAAGACTAGCAGCTGTTGTCACCTGTACTTGCCCCCGTCACCCCAAAAACTGAGATACGGGAGACCGCCGTACTTACACCAGGCAGCTGAGGTCCGCCAGGTCGTCAATGAAATCAAAGAGCTGGCTGATGTCGTACGTGATGGACGGACTGTTGGGGTTCATCCTCTTCAGGTGCTCCTCGTACATCTTGCACACACCTTTTGTAccgtacacaaacacaaagtttttaCTACAATAAACCCAAATTATGTGCACAGTGAAGCCTCATTTATGCTGTTACAGAGATCCAAATCTGCGGTAAAGACCATAATAGTAAAATTGCATACAAGGTGGCACAAGATGCCGACAAACTACTTTTTTCCTTATTAGACAATGACCTATGGCCTTATTTAATATTCCGCCTCCCTTAATGTCAACGTGATTACTTGACcccaagatggcgccaaagcatttttttaatattacacaAAAAACTGTAAATAGATGCGATTTTCAGCAAATGagtgagaatttaaaaaaaaaagatgaatgatgaacgCGACTGAAAGGGGGAACAGCGTATCAAATTCCATAAACATAACCACAACTACTTTTTATGCAATACAACAAAAACGACAATCGCGTTACCTTCCATGCACTCGTTGACGGACTCGTAGTCGGCATACGTTCGTCCCTCTGGCCTCTTCGTGGGTTGCACCAGCAAGATTGTGTGAGACTACGAAAGGAATTTAACCATTTCATTAGCAGTCCAAGATTGTCATACatagttaattaaaaaaaataataataagatgcTTCCTGGAGactgaaaattgactttttacatgtttgtaaaaaaataataataatagctggGTCTTTGCAGTCCCTTCCTACTCAAGTGTGAACTAAAcaactgaaaatatttaataagaTGCTCATTTGAATTTCTACCCAACTCTGTCATAATCGCAGATATTAAATTACCTATTAACTGTTAaattgtacacaaaaaaaaaatcgcccaGTTTGAGTCAGAAATGGACTCGTGATGGTCATTACATATTGCGTTGTTTATTgtctatgtatttatttgatttgaatgaagttgcttttatttttgatttgttttgcacGTGTTTGCAGCCAGGTCGGCATCGCAAATGAGAATCCGTTCTCACCTGGACAAATAAAGGGTAAATAACAAATTCAACGGTACAAGTTGACATTTATTTTAGCTAAATGAGGTGCAAAATCACTTGGGGAACCTTTACAACAAGGAGGACTTACTATGTAGAGCACGATTATTTTGGAAGGGTGCATAAGCTGTTAATTCACAAATGCCTCAGCCTCGCTTCCACAAAATGTATTGCTAACTCTTAGCTAACAGCTAACAAGCAGCGCCGAATTTACTCGTTCGAAATAcgcaaatcaaaacaaagtcCCGTCCAACACTTTCGCGGCTACTGTTAGAAGCGAAAGCACCCCTGGTGAAGATCCCGCCTACCATGATTTAAAATGGAGATTTCGGTCGAGTTTGTGAAGGTTTTTGACGATGGCAGTCGCGTTTCTGCCGCTGCTGCTACTTGGACGAGTTGACTTCTGAACCGGAAGCACAATCTCGCCACCCCTGTCTTAATTCATTTTGTGAAATGTTACGATTGCGTTTTAACTTTGGCATTATGTTGAAATGtgttaatatttcaaaatattaatgGATATAAGAAGGCACGCGCATATTGAATGTCTTCACGCAATCATCGAAACCAGTGATTTGAGTTGTGAACTAGAAGCACAATGTAGAAAAGGACTTGGCTCGAGTACCCTCTGAATTTGAAAttacattgaaaatatttatgaacgcatttttaatttcttaaatATGCATGAAAATAAGTTCAATGTTTTCGTGTGCCcttgtgcatatgtgtgtgatGACTACGAGGGGGGCTGTGGTTCCAGGAAGTAGTCATCATTCACAGCTAGTCGCTGTTACAATTACATTCGTCTGTTGTTCGGGGAttgattacaatttaaaaaagacgTTTATTAAACCAGTGAACGTCTTAATAGACGGTGCGTTTGGATTTTTAGAGAAAAGCGGGCAGAGGCGGAACCAAACCCGGAAGCTAACTCCGAGGGAGGTAAGATTTTGACAGCACACCCCGGAAGTAGGCTGAGAGAACAGGAAGAACAAAGAAGGGAAAGTACCCCATACTCAAAAACCCCCGTTGAACCTATTTAGTCTGTACACAACGCCCAATTGGTTCTCCTCCGTTTGTTGACGGTAAGTTTGAATAATTTGAAGCGCTATCATGGAGAATGTCATTGACACGGAGACGTTTTCGGTGTTAATGTGTGCCAGGTCGCGCGGGCGGCCGCTGGTTGTTGTTATTCTCCCGCTATGTCATTGTTGCTAATTAGCTGGCATTAGCGGGTCGGCTAAGTGACAACATTCCAGGCTTCCGAacttgttcaaaatatttgtggaaaatattgtATCATTACAGTGATGGCTAGCTAAGTAATGTAATTCTGATGTGGAAAAACGCTGTTAGGGCTGGGTTATTACTCATATGGGCAAAAATAAAATCGAATTATCACTCATCCTCGTTAAATTTTGCTTACATTTTACTCCCCTCATTGTTGGATTCActctgtgtaaaaataaatcaatcaataaataaaaaaactaactaAAAACAGACTTTCTAAGAAAAACAACGCCATacagtgtaaaactgaatttaaaaaaattaaaacatgtaTTATTACTATGTTGGGACAAGAAAAAAGTCACATCATCTGCGTGGAGGTTCAGCTATTCGTGGTCATTGACGCTGTCTACTTATTTCCTGTTCTTCTtcgttttctttcggcttgtcccgtaaggggtcgcctATTGCTTGGGGccggtacacacacaaaaacaattggGATGTCTTCATCCCGATTCCACCCCTTTCCCGACCGAACCACGGGCGTTAAATACCAGACAGTGTTTTTATATCGCTTGTAAAGTAAAACTATAAGATTGCTTTACAGTCTGAGGTGCGATAAGTGTGGAGTTGTCCCGATTTTAGGGTACAAAACAGCTCAGGGCTGAAAACGGAAATATTACTGGCGTTCAATATTTACGTTTTGTTTCTGGTGGAACCCTACGTCCCCCccaaatataaatgaaataataaaaatagaataagtGCCCTGAGTCTGCAGCAAggaaaaaaacttaaataaaaacaaaccctttcccagttcttttttttccacataaattGAAATCAGTTGATCTGAAGCTCACTCGTAACCGAaatcttaaatttaaaaaagtaaaattctgactttattaTTCTAAAGTTCGTTTTTTTCCACACCCTTTTAAACATACAACATTGTTCTCATTCCATCTACGTTGCTTTTaaatggtggggggaaaaaatggctaAAATTACGATTTCATTGTCATATATTCACGTGTTTTAATATGCGACTCTTCTCCTCAAATTGTCAATATTTAGTCTTTTGGTGTGGCCCGAACACTTCCTTTCGGCACTTCCTCATGCCGGTCGCCGTTTAAAGTCCACCGTCAGTGTTAATGATCAGTAAAAACTGTCACTGGCCGCCGTCGACGCAATCATTTCACCAATGTTTCTCATATcagggcaaaaacaaaaactcggGTCCTGGTTTGCCGCGCATGTGAGGACCTGTGTCGGCTCGTCGCAACATGGCCAACAATGAGCAAGACGTGGAAAACAACGTGGTGAGCGCAAAACAGGAAAACGATTACGCTAATACAGACTTGCGACGTGTGCGAGCAAGTGTGTCAATGTGCGTCCGTCCATCTCCGGAAAATGATTTCTTAAtggacacgtgtgtgtgtgtgtgtgtgtgcttatgtatgtgtgtggttgtgggtgtgtgtcGGTACGTTAGTACGTTAAGGTGTGGCATGGAAAAAGTCAACTTTGTTGGCACCTTGCGATTAATAGTAACAATGCttgaacatacacacaaaacattctctTCATGTTTATTTGCGGGCAGTGTCAAGTTTGGACACGTCTGCTTGTACAGTAACACCGTTCGACAATTGTCAACAGTGGATTTTAGGAGTTGTGCGATTGGGAGACAATATATAGTCTTCTGTGGCGCTAAaattcatgcatccatccattttcttagccacttatcctcacaagggtcgcggggagtgctggaggctatcctagctgtcaagaggaaggaggcggggtagaccttgaacaagtcgccagccaatcgcagggcacgtagagacaaacagccgcactcacaatcacacctgggggaaattttagagtgtccgattaatgtcgcatctttttgggatgtgggaggaaaccaaaaacccacgcaaacaaggggagaacatgcaaactccacacccgtgggtccaggattgaacccgagacctcagaactgcgaggccgacgctttccagctgatccaccgtgccgccgctaaaatacatattttctttcattttaaaaggCCGTTTAGTCCAACCTAATGAACcttaatttctcgaaaatagtgcgcacatttttccaaatttggtggtgcgcattgtacattggtagaaggttttcctgattattattattattattttttttttaaaggtcaactttgggggtgcgcattatacttgagaaattacggtattgtaAATTGTAAAGACAGTTTACAACCCTCAATAAACGTAACATAGTTTTGGTAATGATAGCAAGTCTAATATCTTGTGCAATAAAATTGCTGCAAGTTTTCATCCGGAAAGTTTTTTTGAAACTTCACCAAACTTGGAGTTGGCTTTTCTCAGCTGTGTTGTTTCAAGTCCTTGTGAAGTGAAaatgtcttctaaatttgacTCACAAGTGTACAAACCTGCCAAATTAGAATGattatcaaacaaatatgataTGATTTGAAGCGTCACGAGCTGCCGCATGAGGATTTATGTATCTCGTGTCTTCAGAACCAACAGGAGGCCAACCGCAGCACTGAGCAGCACCAAGGTGATGGGACCACCAGAGCTCGGTCCAGAGGCGGATCGGGCGGTCTGGAGCAGAACGGCCAGGCCCCCTCCGCCAGGCCCGCCCCCCGCGTGGCGGAGGCcgacgaggaggacgacgaggagCTGACGCTGAAGTACGGCGCCAAGCACGTCATCATGCTCTTCGTCCCTGTGACGCTGTGCATGGTCGTCGTCGTGGCGACCATCAAGTCGGTCAGCTTCTACACGCAGAATGACGGACAGAGGCTGTGAGTGGACGACGACTGTGGGGGACCACTTGGTGGCGCCATTGCAGCATTTCATGTCCTATTACAGGTGTTTTCAGACTTTGCAGGGGAGAAACATTTtcaaggtcccccccccccataattcTCATGTCAGTTTAACATAAATACCACGTGTACCCCTAAATGCTGTAGTAATTGCAAAGTTGCCTATTTGCtagaaaaaagtcaaaagtattttttcttaTGAGCCAACAAGTTGAATTGCAATgcgaattattattattattattttttttttattggacagTTCCAACctttaatataaatattttgtgaTAATTTCCCAAGAAAATGTTGCTATATTATGGTCTACTAAGGGCAAAGGTAAACAAGGAAAGATGGTCATTAATTTCCAAAATACAGCTTTATTAAATATTAGGGCTGtcgttataaaaaaaatcctgttatTCTCTATAAAAAAGGGCAATatattcttaacaaaaataacattctagaaaataaaaataaaataaattttttcttgtattacTCAGGCATATaagacacaaaaatattttcttcttgGACTATGCCCTTTtcacaaatgttaaaatgttttcttacaGGGGATAAAAATTACTTTATTCCAGTAATAgtgcaccccaaaaaaaaatatatatatatatatatattggactCATAATAATGCACCTTTTGTTCAAAAGAAATCATTTCTTTAATAcgtcttaaaaaaatattcctgtaaaagtatacatttaaaatattaaggcaaaaaaaaaagtttaccttCCTCCAGTGATAATACACCCTTGGTTcccccctacaaaaaaaaaaaattaagtatatCAATATTGTATTTCTGGAATAATATGCGTACAGAGAACTTCAACCCCCGTTGTGTTTTTGTTGCGCTGGTGCTGTAGGATCTACACGCCGTTCCCGGAGGACACGGACACGGTGGGCCAGCGGGCGCTGAACTCCATCCTCAACGCCACCATCATGATCACCGTCATCATCGTCATGACGCTGGTGCTGGTGCTGCTCTACAAGTACCGCTGCTACCGGGTGCGTCACGCCTATTTGCCGCATCcgttttattagccgcttatcctcacaagggccgcgggcggtgccgtagcctatcccagatgtcaacgggcaggaggcggggtacaccttgaactggttgccgagCAATCgtagggtacatggagacaaacagccgcacccac
Proteins encoded in this window:
- the LOC133513399 gene encoding enhancer of rudimentary homolog, whose amino-acid sequence is MSHTILLVQPTKRPEGRTYADYESVNECMEGVCKMYEEHLKRMNPNSPSITYDISQLFDFIDDLADLSCLVYRADTQTYQPNNKDWIKEKIYVLLRRQAQQAAN